TCTTGAACGCGGCCGATCCGGTGACGTTGGTGCGTTCGCCGACATTGACGAAGCGGGAGGTGGAGATGTCGTTCACGCAGCGATCCGGCGAGGTCAGGCGGCCATCTCGAACGGTTCGAGACCGGCGAGGCGCGTCACGACCGGAGGCGAAGGAAGCTGCCTCGGAGCGAGCGTCGCGACCTTTCGGGCGATCGCGGCGATATGCGCCGGTGTCGAACCGCAGCACCCGCCGAGGACGTTCACCTGCCCGTGCTCGGCCCATTCGTGGACGAAGCCTGCCGTCTCGCCGGGCGTCTCGTCATATTCGCCGAGCTCGTTGGGAAGGCCGGCATTGGGATAAACCATGATCGGGCAGTCGGCGATGGCGCTGAGCGTGCGGACATGCGGGCGCAGCTGGGTCGCGCCGAACGAGCAGTTGAGCCCGACCGTCAGGGGTTTCGCGTGGCGCACGGCGTGCCAGAACGCCTCGACCGTATGGCCCGACAGATTGCGCCCCGACAAATCCGTCAGCGTCATGGACAACATGATCGGCACGTCGCGGCCCAAGGCCTGCTCCACCTGCCGCACCGCCATGATCCCCGCCTTGGCGTTGAGCGTGTCGAAGATCGTTTCGACCAGAATGAAATCGGCCCCGCCCTCGACAAGCGCCTCGGCCTGCGCGCGATAGACGTCGACCAGCTCGTCCCAGTCGATCTCGCGGAAACCCGGATCGTCGACGTCGGGCGAGAGTGACAGCGTCTTGTTGGTCGGACCGATCGCTCCGGCGACGAAGCGCGGCCTGCCGTCCCGAGCGACGAATTCGTCGGCCACGCGGCGCGCGAGCCGGGCGCTCTCGACATTGATCTCATGCACCAGATGCTCGGCGGCGTAATCCGCTTGGCTTATCCGGTTGGCGGAGAAGGTGTTCGTCTCCGCAATATCGGCTCCGGCGGCGAAATAGGCGCGGTGGATGAACTCGGGCACTTCGGGTTTTGTCAGCGCGAGAATGTCGTTGTTGCCCTTCTGGTCGCGGGCGAGGCCGAGCGAACCGGCGTAATCTTCTTCCGACAGCTTCCAGCTCTGGATCTCGGTGCCGAAGGCGCCGTCGACAATGAGAATACGCTTCGCTGCTTCCGCCAGAAAAACCTCACGGACCGTGGTCATGGCATTGCCCCTTTCGGTCGGAGGCCGAGCATGTGACAGATGGCGTAGCTCAGCTCGGCGCGATTGAGCGTGTAAAAGTGGAACTGCCGCACCCCGCCCGCATAGAGGCGCCGGCACAGTTCGGCGGCGATCGTGGCGCTCACGAGCTGGCGCGCCTCGGGCCGCTCGTCGAGCCCGTCGAAAAGGCCGCTCATCCAGTGCGGGATGGCGGTTCCGCACAGGCCCGACATACGCTGAACGGCGGCGAAGCTCATCACCGGCATGATGCCGGGCACAATCTCACCCTCGATCCCGGCCTTGCGCGCCACATCGCGGAATTCGAAGAAGCATTCGGGCTCAAAGAAAAACTGCGTGATCGCGCGGGTCGCACCGGCGTCGAACTTCGCCTTGAGGTTAGCAAGATCGGCGTGCCGGTCGGCGCTGTCGGGATGCGTTTCCGGATAGGCGGCGACCGATATTTCGAAATCCGCGACTTTCCTGAGGCCGGCGATCAGGTCGACCGAGTTCTCGTATCCGCCGGGATGCGGCGCATAGGTGGAGTTGCCGTCCGGCGCATCGCCCCGCAGCGCGACGATGTGGCGGATGCCCTCCTCCCAGTAATGGCGGGCGACCTGGTCCACTTCCTCGCGCGTCGCCGCGACACAGGTCAGATGCGCAGCGGCGGGAATGCCCGCCTCGTTCTGGATGCGCTTGACCTGTTCGTGCGTGCGCTCTCGCGTCGATCCACCCGCGCCATAGGTGACCGAAACGAAGCGCGGACCCAGCGGAGCGAGCGTCGCGACGCTCTGCCACAACGTCTCGCCCATCTTCTCGGTCTTGGGCGGAAAGAATTCGAAGCTCACTTCAATGTCGCCGGGAAGCCCCGAAAAGAGAGGCGTTTCCAGAGCGCGATGCGCTTCGCGCATTTGGTCGAGCGTAGGACTCACGAAGCCATCCTTTCATCGCGCGGAGCAAGCCGCTCGGCCACCCAGATCTTCACGGTCAGTTCTCCGTCGTCGAGCGCAGCCGGCGCGGCCGGGCTGAAACCCGCAGCCACCAGCAATTCGTGCATTTGCTCGTCGGTGAAGCCCAGACGCGCATGGGCATGTTTCTCGCGCAAATCCTCGCGAGAATGGGCAGCGAAATCGACGATCGCGACGGCACCGCCGCTCCGGGTGACCCGTGCCGCCTCGGATAGCACAGCCGCAGGACTTTGCGCGAAATGGAGGACTTGGTGAAACAGCACCGTGTCGAACTCCCCGGCATCGAACGGCAGATCGACGAAGTCGCCCTGCACCAGGTCGACGTGATCCGTCGGAAGGTTCTGCAATTTGGCACGCGCGACGCGCAGCATGGCCAGACTCTTGTCGAGCGCCACGACCCGTTCGGTCCGCCCGGCGAACAGCTCGGCCATCCGGCCAGTACCGGTTCCCACATCCAGCAGCCGGCCGAGCTCGCGCGAACCCAGCGCCCGGTCAAGCGCGGCCTCGACCTTCTCGTCCGAACTGTGAAGTTGTCGCAATTCATCCCAGTCATGGGCGTTGGCCGCAAAATAATCCTGAGCCTGCGCCTCGCGCGCCTCACGGATTTCGCCCAGCCTGCGACGGTCTTGTGCGCACGCCTGCGCCAGTTCGGGATCGGCCTCGACCATGTGGTGCAACAGACTGGAAAGGGCCGTCAGAACCTCGCCACCGGGTCCTTCGGCACGCGACAGACGCAGGAACACCCAGCTGCCTTCCTTGCGCCGTTCCGCCAATCCGCTTTCGCAGAGAATAGCGACATGCCTGGAAACACGCGGCTGGCTCTGCCCCAGAACCTGCGCCAGTTCGCCGACCGCGAGCTCCATCGAAACGAGGAGACGCAGGATACGGATCCTGGTCAGGTCGGCAAGTGCCCGGAAGGTCGCTTCGGTGCGCATTCGGGGAATGATATAAAGATATTTGCATATGTGTAAATGCAAATGCAGTTAGTTTCCAGAAAACCTATTCGGCGCGTTCAGGTATCATAGATCAGCGCAACTTCGATTGACCCGGTCTAGGTGTTCACGTTTTGACACCATTCGGGACCGGAGGTAGCGGGGCCCGGAACAAACGGGGCCTTGCATGCACACCAAACTTTTTCTGAAGGGCCGCTTGCGGGAGGATCTACGCGCCGAAGAAAAGCGCGCGCTTGAAGATTCCGTTTCCGAAATCATCAACCTTCCTCCGCGGACCACACTTGTCGAACGGGGGGAGCGGCTCGAGAACTCCTATTATCTCGTCGAAGGCACGATGCTGCGCCATCTCGACGATCGAAAGGGCGAACGGCAGCTGGTCGGGCTGAACATTTCGGGGGACTTCGTTGACCTTCACGGTTTCGCGATGAAACGGCTCGATCACAATGTGGCGACGCTTGGCAAGGCTGTCATCGCCAAAGTTCCGCATCGGGCTATCGCCGCGCTCGTCGAGAGATTTCCCCATCTCGCGCGGGCCATGTGGTTCTCGACTCTGCTGGACGCGGCCATGCATCGCGAATGGATTTTCCGCTTGGGCCGGCTGAACGCGGAAGGCCGCATCGCCCATCTTATTTCGGAACTGATCCAGCGCCTCAAATTCGTGGGCCAGTATGACGGGCGAAATTTTCCCATTCCCTTGCTGCAACGCGATTACGCCGAGGCGTGCGGGATTACCTCCGTACATGCCAACCGAAGCTTCAAGCGGTTGAAAGAGCGCCAAATTCTCGATCCTCGCGGTGATGGCAGGATAACCATCCTCGACGAATCGGCCCTGTTCAAACTGTGCGAGTTCAATGGAGCCTATCTCTACGGCAACGGCGAACTGGCTCTGAATGCGCTCGACGATCGCTAGATCGGGGAGTGCGCCCGATAAAGTTCGATCACCTGCGACGCCATTCTCTCCACCGAGAAGCGGCGTTCGAAGGTCTCTCGGATAATTGACGGATCGAGACGAAGCACCTCGTCGAAACGGCTTGTGGCTTCCTCGACCGACTCGACGATAATACCCGTTACCGCGTCATCGATTACCTCGCGCACGCTGCCCTGGTCCCAGGCAATCACCGGAACACCGCAGGCCATCGCCTCGATCATCACGAGCCCGAACGGTTCGGGCCAGTCGATCGGAAAGACCAGCGCGGATGCCCCCGACAGGAAAGGCCCTTTGTCGCCGTCCGTCAGACTCCCGACATGGACGATATCGCCGTCGAGATGAGGCTCTACGACACGCTCGAAATAGGTCGGATTGCCCGGATCGATCGGTCCTGCGAGCCGCAGAGGCATATCGAGGGCCTTGGCCAATGCGATGGCGCGGTCGGGGCGCTTCTGGTCGGTCATCCGGCCGATGAAGGCGAGATAGCCGCCCCCCTGTTGAGCCGCCCTTGTCGACATTGCGAATCGGTCCAGGGGCATTCCGTGAAGCACGACACCGGCGAGACTGGCGTCCGGTACATCCTGTGCCTGCCGCTGCGAAATCGCGATGATCCGCTCGCGCGGGAACTGAGCGAAATGCTCGACATGGTCGGGTTCGTCGGCTCGCCAGTGAATGGTCCGGAACGTCGGCACGCCCAGTGCGGCGCAGACACCGCTGGCATGGGCAGACCCGTGAAGGTGGATCACGTCGAACTCACCGCCGCGACGCACCAGATCGGCAAGCTGCACGGCTTCAAGCTCCGCCGGAAAGCCGGGTGGAAGCGGCTGGCCCGCCTCGGCTGCACAGGAAGACAACGATCGGTAATCGCCTATCAGTCGCACACCGGGAAGAACGCTGTCCGCCGGTCCGAAAACGGTGACATCATGACCCAACGCCGCCTGTGCCGTTGAAAGGTCCGCGACTACCCGCTCCGTTCCGCCGTAAGCAACCGGAGGCGCGGGATAAATCACCGGCGCGACGTGACCTATACGCATGTGGCTAACATATATCATCCATCAGTTCAGGAACTTACGCCCCTTACCGGATTCGTTCATTCTGGAAAGGTGATCGTTCATGTTCGTATGTCACGTTGCCCTTCAAGGTTGTCTCACCTTGGAGGATGTTGCTTACGGGATCACGGCTGACACCGGAGGGCACATCAAATATGTGCTCGAACTCGCCGAAGCGAGTGCCGCGGACCCGGCCATTGCACGGATCGATCTGGTCACTCGCGGCTTCTGCGACGCGCAATTGGGTGAACGCTATGCTCCGGGCCGATGCGAAACCGAAGGCAAGATTCGCATCGTCCGACTGGATGACGGCGATCCCTCTTATCTTGGCAAGGAAGATTTGCATCTGCGTCACGAGGAGCTTGTTGAGGCTTTCTTCGCTTATCTTGGCGGGCTCGATCGGCTGCCGGATCTCATCCATGCGCATTATGCCGACGCGGGATTGCTGGCGCGCCGGGCGAAGGAAAAACTCGGCATTCCCTACGTGTTCACCGGCCATTCGCTGGGAGCGGTAAAGCGGCAGGCGAGCGAGATTGACGACGATAATCTCGAGCGACGCATCGCCATCGAAGAGGCGGCGCTGGAGACCGCGAACGCCGTAATCGCAAGTTCGCGTGACGAAGCGGAGGCCCAGTACGCGCATTATCGTTCCATCGAAAGCGGGCACATCCGCGTCATCCCGCCTGGATGCGAACTGGAGCGGTTCGAAAACGCGAAGCCGACCGACAAGGCAAGGCGGGATATCGCCCGCTTCCTCCGCGAACCGGGCAAACCGATGATCCTCGCCATCGCACGTCCGGTCCGCAAGAAGAACCTGATCGCGCTCGTCGAAGCCTATGCGGCCGATCCCCGTCTTCGCGAGATGGCCAATCTCGTCATCGTGGCAGGCTGCCGGACACGCATGGCCGACCTCGAACCTGAATGCCGCGAAGTTTGCGAGGATCTGATCGCCGCAGTCGATGCGCACGATCTCTATGGCAAGATCGCCTATCCCAAATCGCACGATCCCGAGGACATCCCAGCGTATTATGCGCTGGCCCGCGAAACCGGCGGGGTTTTTGTCAACCCCGCTCTGAACGAGCCTTTCGGCCTGACCTTGCTGGAAGCCGCGGCGGCGCGACTGCCGGTGGTCGCCACCGACAGCGGTGGCCCTAACGACATCATCGAGCGGTGCGGCAACGGGCTGCTGGTCTGCCCCAAGGATATCGAAAACATCGCCGATGCCTGCCATGAGATCATCACCGACCGGAAGAAGTGGATCAGATACGCTTCGGCAGGCGGAGAAGCGATCGCCGCATATGACTGGGCGGCCCATCGCCAGATCTATCACCGCCTGATCCGCGAACTTGTTCAGCCTGCTGCGGAGCCTCGCCGTTGCGAGCGACTGCTGGTCTGCGACATCGACAACACGCTGCTCGGCGATCGCGACGCTCTCCAGGAATTTCTGGGATGGCAAAGGGAGAACGCCGATACCATGGCGCTCGGGATCGCGACGGGCCGCAGCTTCCACAGCGCACAGGCAATTCTGGCCGCCGAGGGAGTTCCCAGCCCCGACGTCATCATCAGCAGCGTCGGCACGCAGATTCACTGGTACGATCGTTTACAGCGGCGGTTCGTCGAGGATGAAGCATGGAAGAACCGCGTCGCGGCCGGCTGGGACGCCGAAAAGGTGGAGCGGGTCGCCGATAGCCTGGGCCTGCGCCGTCAGTCCCGGCTGGAGCAGCGCGTCGGCAAGTCGAGCTATTTTCTGGACGATAACGATCCTGATATCATCGAAAAGGCGTTTCGCGCGGCGGGGCTCGATGTCGAAATCGTGGCTAGCCATACGCGGTACCTCGACATTCTCGCCAGCGGCATAGCCAAACACGCAGCCGTGCAGCATGTGGCAGAGATGCTGGACTTGTCGGAGGCGCGGATCGTCGTGGCCGGCGACAGCGGCAATGACCGGGCCATGCTACGCGCCTGCCCTCGCCCGATCGTGGTTGCCAATTGGAGCGACGGACTGGGTGAGGATCCGGCACTGTCCCATGCCTTCATGGCGAAGGGCAGCCACGCCCGGGGCATCCTTGAAGGTGTTCGGCACTATCGCGAAGCAGGAAATTGGTAAGCTACCGCTCGATTTCCGTGCTCACGCTCGTTCGCGGGCGGCAGGAGCATCTCGATCATCTGATCGCCGGACTGCGCGCTCAGCACCGGGCTCCGGACGAGCTGGTCGTCGCCTATATGCAGGACAAGCCACCCCGATTGCCGGACGATACCGGATTCGCCATTCGCAGCGTCCGGGTAGACGGCGATCCGCTCCCGCTTGCCAAGGCAAGAAACTGCGCGGCAGACACCTCCACCGGCGACATTCTGGCCTTTCTCGACGTCGACTGCATTCCCGATCCCACTTTCGTGCAGCGTGCCGCGGAAGCCATCGACGGAGACCCCACTGGCGTCTATCTGCCCGAGGTTCGCTATCTGCCAGCCAACGCACATGGCTGGCTGGACGACGATGGGCTCGAGCCTGATTACGCTTCGCTACGGGCGCAGGGAGAGCGTCATCCGGCGAAACCCGACCTCGCGGACTGCGCAGTTCGCACTATCGATGATTTCGGGGAGCTGTGGGGCCTGGCCTTCATTCTGACCGCCGATACATGGCACGCGGCGGAGGGAATGAACGAGGATTATATCGGCTACGGAGCGGAAGAAACCGATTTGGGGCGGCGATTGCAACGCAGCGGCGCGTCGCTTTTCTGGCTGGGCGGAACCGTGTGTTTTCATCAGCACCACACGGTGCACAAACCCCCGCTCCAGCATTTCGAAAGTATCGTCCGCAACGCCCGGTTGTTCCGTTCGCTGTGGGGCGAATGGTGCATGGATTACTGGCTCGAGGACTTCGCTCGGCGTGGCCTGATCGAACGGAGCGAAACCGTTATAAAGGTGCTGCGCGAGCCCGGCGCGGCCGAAATCGAAGCGACCCGCCAAGGTCCGCAGGTTCGCTTCAGCTAACCTGCCATAGCCGCGTGGCTTCACTCTCGAGCCACTCGGCAGCCCGGCGCGCCGCGTCCGGATCATGGAGGCTCGCAAGTATGCTCGTATCGAGTGCGTCCGTCCGATCCAGCGCTTTCTGCCATTCCGGAATGGAGGCGGGCCAGGTCGGCAGATGAACGGCGGCCCCCAGACGAGCAAGCTCCGCCGCCTTGGCTTGCTGCTCGTCGAAATAACGCCATTCGGGAATGCACAGGAACGGCTTGCCGGCACGGGCGATCTCGTGGACCGTGTTGTCGCCTGCCGAAGCGACCACCCGGTCGGCCGCGCACAGATAATCGGTCAGATTGTCGATCCAGCCCAGTTCGCGCAAATTCCCGAAATCGGTTTCGTGCCCTTCACGGTGGACCGGGCCTGCAACCAGCCACAGCGCCTCCGGCTCCGCCCGTGCAGCAACCGTCAGAGGCGCATAGGGCGTACCCGAACCGCCCCCGCCCGCAATGACAAGCGTAATCGGCTTGTCGAGCGGGAGGCCGAGCGCCTTGCGTGCTTCATCGCGCGGCCGGACGGGGTCCTTCGTCGTGCAGAGCCCGCCGGTGTAGAAGGTTCGCGCCCGCGCCCATTGCGGGTAATCCGCCTGTTCGATCCGTTCGTCGAATGGGGCAAGCATTCCGACGCCCGCCTCGTAACCGGCGAGGTGACCGATATCCGAGCGGTCCCCGTGCATCCGGATGGTTATGGCCGGCACACTCATGATCCGGGCGAGCAGCGCGATTTCCGCCGACACGTCGATGACAAACAGCGCCGGATCGAGCGCGCGCAGGGTTTCGGCGATGATGCCCATATGCTGGCGCATCGCTTCCACCCCCAGGGGCACGCAATGCATGACAGATGGCGTAGGCTGGTCGTGCAAAGCTTCGCTCCGCGAGGCGGCACCGATCATGTTCGGCAGCTCCGTCACCGAGAATTCGCGCGGCATTGCGTCGAACTGTTCGGGCTTTGCCGTCAGGACATGGAGCGGCCTTTCTTCGGGGATATGTGCAGCGACGGCCATGATCCGGTTGGCATGGCCACGCCCCTGATGGTGCGCGAAGAAAACCAGCGGCCGGGCCGTCATTGGCCCGTCTCCGCTGCCGGTTCCAGCGGCGCCTTTGTACGGCCCCAGGTCCAATTGTCGGCAATGCGCACTCTCGGGTTGGGCGCGCACCATATTTCGCCGCCCTCGTCGAGCGCGGTGACCCAGAGGAGATGATGTTCGATCCCGTAATCGATCACCGCGAAGGCCATGCCCGGCCCCTTGCCGAGGACATGGACCGGAAGCGGAGTATGCAATTGCGTGAACATGGTCTTCAGGTCCTCGTCCGGGTCATTTCGCGGGTTTGTTCGGGTCCGCGTCCCGCCCGGTGGGGTCGCCCCTGATGAGATAGCGATAGACGCCCCACAGATTGATGGCGAGGAGGCAGATGTTCTGCCATCCGATCCCTTCGGCGTCCTCGCTAAGGAAACCCCAGGCGATCAGGCTGGCCGAAGAACTGACGAACAGGACGAAGGCCCAGCCCGAAACGCGTGTGCTGACATTGGACGCGACGACCAGCGCGGCGACAACCGCCGCGATCGCCCCGTACCACTGCAGGAAATCGAGCATCACCCGTCACTCTCGGCCGGGTCGACCCGATAGTCGATCGGCTTGAACGAGCCGCCATTGGAGGCATAGGCCGAACACGCCGTCAAACCCACGACGAGGTCCATTTCGGCGCGGAGGCGGATGAAATCTCCTGGTTTGCTCACAGGCGGTTCGACCGACAGCGATCCGTCGGCTTTGAGCGGAACGTTCATGAACACGTTGAACGCCGTCGGTATCGCGTCGGGTTCGACGCCATAGGGTGCGAGCGCCTCGGCCAGATTGCCGAAACATCCACGATGGACCGGCTGATCGGGATAGAAATGTTCGAAGGTCGCCTTCGAACAGGGGGTCAGCAGGAAATCGTGGGTGCCGACCGTATCCTCCACGATCCGCAGCATCGGATTCGACCTGTTGGACCAGAGCCTCGATCCCGAGGTCAGCCGCGTCGTCTCCTCGTAGTCGAAGGTGCGTCCGTTAGAGATGATCTCGCGCGCATCGTGACGGGCCACGGCGACCAGATCGCTCACCTGCATCCCTTCCGGATCGAATATTGTCAGATAATCGCCCTCGTTCAGTTCGACAGCCACACCGCTGCGTGGCTCGATGCGCTGTGTCTTGCCGTTTTCGGTGATCATGTCGTCCTCGGATCGCTGAAGGGGCACTGCCAGTCGGTCTCGACCGCGCGGCCGCTATATTGTCGCGCTTCGCTCACGTCGCCATGGCGGGCAAGCATCGGATTGATCGTCCCTTCGAGCGCCACGTCCCTCCGGAGGATGGCCTCGCGCATCTTCTCGTACCGCTGACTGGCGCGAAGCTGTTCGAACTGGTCGTGGAGGTTGAAGACCAGTGTGGGGAACCGGGTGCGACGCGCCTTGCGCGAGGCGTTGGGGTGTAGTCCCACGACGAAATAGCCCTGCTGCCCGAAACTCAGCGAGAAATGCGGGTCGCCCGGATCGCTGCTGACATTCTCGCAATAAGGCTGGCCGCGCCATTGGTCCTTATGCGCGAGAGACTGCAGCCGTTCCCACATCGCCGCCTCGAACGCTTCTTCGGAAAGATCGGT
The genomic region above belongs to Qipengyuania spongiae and contains:
- a CDS encoding homocysteine S-methyltransferase family protein, whose amino-acid sequence is MTTVREVFLAEAAKRILIVDGAFGTEIQSWKLSEEDYAGSLGLARDQKGNNDILALTKPEVPEFIHRAYFAAGADIAETNTFSANRISQADYAAEHLVHEINVESARLARRVADEFVARDGRPRFVAGAIGPTNKTLSLSPDVDDPGFREIDWDELVDVYRAQAEALVEGGADFILVETIFDTLNAKAGIMAVRQVEQALGRDVPIMLSMTLTDLSGRNLSGHTVEAFWHAVRHAKPLTVGLNCSFGATQLRPHVRTLSAIADCPIMVYPNAGLPNELGEYDETPGETAGFVHEWAEHGQVNVLGGCCGSTPAHIAAIARKVATLAPRQLPSPPVVTRLAGLEPFEMAA
- the metF gene encoding methylenetetrahydrofolate reductase [NAD(P)H] — translated: MREAHRALETPLFSGLPGDIEVSFEFFPPKTEKMGETLWQSVATLAPLGPRFVSVTYGAGGSTRERTHEQVKRIQNEAGIPAAAHLTCVAATREEVDQVARHYWEEGIRHIVALRGDAPDGNSTYAPHPGGYENSVDLIAGLRKVADFEISVAAYPETHPDSADRHADLANLKAKFDAGATRAITQFFFEPECFFEFRDVARKAGIEGEIVPGIMPVMSFAAVQRMSGLCGTAIPHWMSGLFDGLDERPEARQLVSATIAAELCRRLYAGGVRQFHFYTLNRAELSYAICHMLGLRPKGAMP
- a CDS encoding ArsR/SmtB family transcription factor, which codes for MRTEATFRALADLTRIRILRLLVSMELAVGELAQVLGQSQPRVSRHVAILCESGLAERRKEGSWVFLRLSRAEGPGGEVLTALSSLLHHMVEADPELAQACAQDRRRLGEIREAREAQAQDYFAANAHDWDELRQLHSSDEKVEAALDRALGSRELGRLLDVGTGTGRMAELFAGRTERVVALDKSLAMLRVARAKLQNLPTDHVDLVQGDFVDLPFDAGEFDTVLFHQVLHFAQSPAAVLSEAARVTRSGGAVAIVDFAAHSREDLREKHAHARLGFTDEQMHELLVAAGFSPAAPAALDDGELTVKIWVAERLAPRDERMAS
- a CDS encoding Crp/Fnr family transcriptional regulator — translated: MHTKLFLKGRLREDLRAEEKRALEDSVSEIINLPPRTTLVERGERLENSYYLVEGTMLRHLDDRKGERQLVGLNISGDFVDLHGFAMKRLDHNVATLGKAVIAKVPHRAIAALVERFPHLARAMWFSTLLDAAMHREWIFRLGRLNAEGRIAHLISELIQRLKFVGQYDGRNFPIPLLQRDYAEACGITSVHANRSFKRLKERQILDPRGDGRITILDESALFKLCEFNGAYLYGNGELALNALDDR
- a CDS encoding glycosyltransferase family 4 protein, coding for MRIGHVAPVIYPAPPVAYGGTERVVADLSTAQAALGHDVTVFGPADSVLPGVRLIGDYRSLSSCAAEAGQPLPPGFPAELEAVQLADLVRRGGEFDVIHLHGSAHASGVCAALGVPTFRTIHWRADEPDHVEHFAQFPRERIIAISQRQAQDVPDASLAGVVLHGMPLDRFAMSTRAAQQGGGYLAFIGRMTDQKRPDRAIALAKALDMPLRLAGPIDPGNPTYFERVVEPHLDGDIVHVGSLTDGDKGPFLSGASALVFPIDWPEPFGLVMIEAMACGVPVIAWDQGSVREVIDDAVTGIIVESVEEATSRFDEVLRLDPSIIRETFERRFSVERMASQVIELYRAHSPI
- a CDS encoding HAD-IIB family hydrolase, which produces MEDVAYGITADTGGHIKYVLELAEASAADPAIARIDLVTRGFCDAQLGERYAPGRCETEGKIRIVRLDDGDPSYLGKEDLHLRHEELVEAFFAYLGGLDRLPDLIHAHYADAGLLARRAKEKLGIPYVFTGHSLGAVKRQASEIDDDNLERRIAIEEAALETANAVIASSRDEAEAQYAHYRSIESGHIRVIPPGCELERFENAKPTDKARRDIARFLREPGKPMILAIARPVRKKNLIALVEAYAADPRLREMANLVIVAGCRTRMADLEPECREVCEDLIAAVDAHDLYGKIAYPKSHDPEDIPAYYALARETGGVFVNPALNEPFGLTLLEAAAARLPVVATDSGGPNDIIERCGNGLLVCPKDIENIADACHEIITDRKKWIRYASAGGEAIAAYDWAAHRQIYHRLIRELVQPAAEPRRCERLLVCDIDNTLLGDRDALQEFLGWQRENADTMALGIATGRSFHSAQAILAAEGVPSPDVIISSVGTQIHWYDRLQRRFVEDEAWKNRVAAGWDAEKVERVADSLGLRRQSRLEQRVGKSSYFLDDNDPDIIEKAFRAAGLDVEIVASHTRYLDILASGIAKHAAVQHVAEMLDLSEARIVVAGDSGNDRAMLRACPRPIVVANWSDGLGEDPALSHAFMAKGSHARGILEGVRHYREAGNW
- a CDS encoding glycosyltransferase family 2 protein → MLTLVRGRQEHLDHLIAGLRAQHRAPDELVVAYMQDKPPRLPDDTGFAIRSVRVDGDPLPLAKARNCAADTSTGDILAFLDVDCIPDPTFVQRAAEAIDGDPTGVYLPEVRYLPANAHGWLDDDGLEPDYASLRAQGERHPAKPDLADCAVRTIDDFGELWGLAFILTADTWHAAEGMNEDYIGYGAEETDLGRRLQRSGASLFWLGGTVCFHQHHTVHKPPLQHFESIVRNARLFRSLWGEWCMDYWLEDFARRGLIERSETVIKVLREPGAAEIEATRQGPQVRFS
- a CDS encoding glycosyltransferase → MTARPLVFFAHHQGRGHANRIMAVAAHIPEERPLHVLTAKPEQFDAMPREFSVTELPNMIGAASRSEALHDQPTPSVMHCVPLGVEAMRQHMGIIAETLRALDPALFVIDVSAEIALLARIMSVPAITIRMHGDRSDIGHLAGYEAGVGMLAPFDERIEQADYPQWARARTFYTGGLCTTKDPVRPRDEARKALGLPLDKPITLVIAGGGGSGTPYAPLTVAARAEPEALWLVAGPVHREGHETDFGNLRELGWIDNLTDYLCAADRVVASAGDNTVHEIARAGKPFLCIPEWRYFDEQQAKAAELARLGAAVHLPTWPASIPEWQKALDRTDALDTSILASLHDPDAARRAAEWLESEATRLWQVS
- a CDS encoding urea carboxylase-associated family protein: MITENGKTQRIEPRSGVAVELNEGDYLTIFDPEGMQVSDLVAVARHDAREIISNGRTFDYEETTRLTSGSRLWSNRSNPMLRIVEDTVGTHDFLLTPCSKATFEHFYPDQPVHRGCFGNLAEALAPYGVEPDAIPTAFNVFMNVPLKADGSLSVEPPVSKPGDFIRLRAEMDLVVGLTACSAYASNGGSFKPIDYRVDPAESDG
- the gntA gene encoding guanitoxin biosynthesis heme-dependent pre-guanitoxin N-hydroxylase GntA, whose protein sequence is MIGIEEKVGPEGIDREKLAQSLRSHIGEKDFPCVGAKSALATDRLEIVTGWRMTSAWNDIAIHEKLLEWSESYAADPTGLRSLAVVFAGPTDLSEEAFEAAMWERLQSLAHKDQWRGQPYCENVSSDPGDPHFSLSFGQQGYFVVGLHPNASRKARRTRFPTLVFNLHDQFEQLRASQRYEKMREAILRRDVALEGTINPMLARHGDVSEARQYSGRAVETDWQCPFSDPRTT